A window of Eubacteriaceae bacterium ES3 contains these coding sequences:
- a CDS encoding glycosyltransferase, whose protein sequence is MKILMLSIGSRGDCEPFLGVGEMLRSFGEDVICAFPEQYRSLAEESGFSFYSLDSEFIDLLNTDVGREAMGGGGSGLRKAKTLMDLSKKSMPIQKKLIDLQFEIIKHVKPDCIIFHPKVTVALPWHLKTGGKIAMLSPVPCMIHEVKGHSNVGINKNLGRLFNPLTYKLANYGTATAVMMAVKKYFPKEYSKKQINRELLKMKIFYTVSSSLFKKPVYWPENAMVAGFWERNKSHVWEPPKDLLTFFEQHEKIIFITFGSMVNPNPIKITELFLDVLNECGLSAIINTNGGGLVRIESKNLKNVYFVDGIPYDWAFSHMYAVVHHGGAGTTHSAIKAGCATMTIPHTADQPMWDEIIFTSGAGPKGIPIGKLNKNNLKSNLLDLANNPSYKLKAEELAEEMKKENFDDELYQFIKS, encoded by the coding sequence ATGAAAATTCTAATGCTTTCTATAGGTTCAAGGGGAGACTGTGAGCCTTTTCTTGGTGTTGGCGAAATGTTGCGTTCTTTTGGAGAAGACGTTATATGCGCCTTTCCTGAACAATACAGAAGTTTGGCAGAAGAATCCGGATTTTCATTCTATTCTCTGGATTCAGAGTTTATTGATTTATTAAATACAGACGTTGGCAGAGAGGCAATGGGCGGAGGCGGCAGTGGTTTAAGAAAAGCCAAAACGCTAATGGACTTGTCGAAAAAGTCCATGCCGATTCAGAAGAAATTGATAGATTTGCAGTTTGAAATTATTAAGCATGTTAAACCGGATTGTATTATATTTCATCCTAAGGTGACAGTGGCACTACCCTGGCATCTTAAAACTGGAGGAAAAATAGCAATGCTCTCGCCAGTGCCCTGTATGATTCATGAAGTCAAGGGCCACTCAAATGTTGGAATTAATAAAAACTTAGGGAGGCTATTTAACCCTTTAACTTATAAACTGGCGAATTATGGTACTGCAACCGCAGTCATGATGGCAGTAAAGAAATACTTTCCTAAAGAGTATTCGAAGAAACAGATTAATCGTGAATTGCTTAAAATGAAAATATTTTATACAGTATCCTCATCCTTGTTTAAAAAGCCTGTCTATTGGCCGGAAAATGCAATGGTCGCAGGTTTTTGGGAACGTAATAAATCTCATGTCTGGGAGCCTCCTAAAGACCTGTTAACTTTTTTTGAGCAGCACGAAAAAATCATATTTATCACTTTTGGCAGCATGGTGAATCCTAATCCAATAAAAATTACAGAATTATTTCTAGACGTATTAAATGAATGTGGCCTATCAGCTATTATAAATACAAATGGGGGTGGTTTAGTTCGTATTGAAAGTAAAAATCTCAAGAATGTATATTTTGTAGACGGGATTCCATACGACTGGGCATTTTCACATATGTATGCAGTAGTTCACCATGGCGGGGCGGGTACGACACATTCGGCAATTAAAGCGGGTTGTGCAACAATGACGATCCCACATACGGCAGACCAGCCTATGTGGGATGAAATAATCTTTACTTCGGGTGCAGGTCCTAAGGGAATTCCGATTGGAAAGCTCAACAAGAATAATCTAAAGTCAAATTTACTTGACTTGGCTAATAATCCTTCATACAAATTAAAAGCAGAAGAATTAGCAGAGGAGATGAAAAAAGAGAATTTTGATGATGAATTATACCAGTTTATAAAATCATGA
- a CDS encoding IS66 family transposase gives MTGKRYKHQMGKENSLTETETQDPALDFLSVITELQSENTRLNSELEEAQAKIKWYEEQLRLNAQKRFGKSADTVIIENQISFFNEPEVTKRPEQEEPSIEVATHRRKKRGLNRDSFDDLPVERIVYDLNEDEKVCPVCDHSLHQMKEEVRQELKVIPAKVVRVEHVRKVYACRHCQDHEIKTPIITAKAPNPVISGSFVSPSLLAYILYQKFAAALPLYRQEQTFKHFGIELSRATMSNWIIKGSERYLEPLYRLMKKHLEKESFLMADETSLKVLTKDGEACTSKAYMWLYRPGKYGKPMALFEYQPSRSGKHPKNFLENFKGILQTDGYDGYNSVTDITRVCCFAHARRQYTDALKALPKGTIKTETEAWQAVQMIGEMFVFEKALLKEDLTPKERKERREKELKPLMTAYFAWVKLMSQNTLPKSAFGKALNYSLKHQTVLENILLDGQCELSTNIAEQQIKPFVVARKNFLFCKTANGAKASATAFSLIQSAKLNELNPYEYLKFLFERLPDINCDDEVALEPFLPWSDQLPEICRQSLAQTNQHQ, from the coding sequence ATGACAGGAAAGCGGTATAAGCATCAGATGGGTAAAGAAAACAGTTTAACAGAAACAGAAACACAAGATCCGGCACTGGATTTTTTATCTGTCATCACTGAACTTCAGAGTGAAAACACTCGGCTGAATTCAGAACTTGAAGAAGCGCAGGCAAAAATTAAATGGTACGAAGAACAGTTGCGTCTGAATGCCCAGAAGCGCTTCGGCAAATCCGCTGACACTGTCATAATTGAAAACCAGATCTCTTTTTTTAATGAGCCGGAGGTGACGAAACGCCCTGAGCAGGAAGAACCATCCATCGAAGTGGCTACCCACCGCCGTAAAAAGCGGGGACTGAACCGGGATTCTTTTGATGATCTGCCGGTTGAACGCATTGTTTATGATCTTAATGAAGATGAGAAAGTATGCCCTGTGTGTGACCATTCACTGCATCAGATGAAGGAGGAAGTGCGCCAGGAGCTCAAAGTGATTCCCGCCAAAGTGGTGCGGGTGGAACATGTCAGAAAAGTGTATGCCTGCCGACACTGTCAGGATCATGAGATCAAAACGCCGATTATTACAGCTAAAGCGCCCAATCCGGTTATTTCGGGCAGCTTTGTTTCGCCAAGTCTGCTTGCTTATATTCTATACCAGAAATTTGCGGCAGCCCTGCCTCTTTACCGGCAGGAGCAGACCTTTAAACACTTTGGCATTGAACTGTCCCGCGCGACGATGTCCAACTGGATCATCAAAGGCAGTGAGCGTTACCTTGAACCCCTCTACCGGCTGATGAAAAAACATCTGGAAAAAGAAAGCTTTCTGATGGCTGATGAGACATCACTGAAAGTTCTGACTAAAGATGGGGAAGCCTGTACCAGCAAGGCCTATATGTGGCTGTATCGTCCCGGGAAATACGGAAAACCCATGGCGTTGTTTGAATATCAGCCGTCCCGGAGTGGCAAACACCCCAAAAATTTCCTTGAAAATTTCAAAGGAATCCTTCAAACGGACGGTTATGACGGCTATAACAGCGTAACCGATATTACCCGGGTCTGCTGCTTTGCCCATGCCAGACGTCAATACACTGATGCGCTAAAAGCATTGCCAAAAGGGACTATAAAAACCGAAACCGAAGCCTGGCAGGCCGTTCAGATGATAGGTGAAATGTTTGTCTTTGAGAAAGCGCTGTTAAAAGAAGACCTGACCCCGAAAGAGCGTAAGGAGCGACGGGAAAAAGAGCTTAAACCGCTGATGACAGCTTATTTCGCATGGGTAAAATTAATGTCGCAGAATACCCTTCCCAAAAGCGCCTTTGGAAAAGCGCTCAACTACAGTCTCAAACACCAGACTGTACTGGAAAACATTTTGCTTGACGGCCAATGTGAACTTTCCACCAACATTGCCGAACAACAGATCAAGCCTTTTGTTGTGGCCAGAAAAAACTTTCTTTTCTGTAAAACAGCCAATGGTGCCAAAGCTTCCGCCACTGCCTTCAGCCTGATCCAGAGTGCCAAACTTAATGAGCTCAACCCTTATGAATATCTCAAATTTCTCTTTGAACGTCTGCCGGATATAAACTGCGATGACGAGGTCGCACTGGAACCTTTTCTTCCCTGGTCCGATCAGCTGCCCGAGATCTGCCGCCAGTCCTTGGCCCAAACTAATCAGCATCAATAA